GCTCAACGTCTTTGAATTTGGTGGCGGCCACTTCAATTTCTTCCGCTAAGACAGTCATTTGGCGGGCGGTTTTTTCGGCTTCGTTTGTTTGCTCGATTGTTCCTTTGGTAATTTCCGCAGCGGCATTTGCCACCGATTCAGCTGATTGGGCCGACTGAATCGAACTGGATTCCAGCGCCCAACTGTGTTTGGAGATGGAATCGACTGCTTCTTGTGTATCTTTGACCAACTGACCGATTTGGGTCGCCATCATATTAAAGCTGTTCCCGAGTTCCTGCAGTTCGTCCTGGGTCTCAATATTCACTTTTGCCGTTAGGTCACCGTTTTTGGCCTTTTCCATTGCGGCGATCACTTTTTCCAGGGGAAGGGAGATGCTTAGCGAGACGCCGTAGGAGAAGGAGATGGCGATTAAAGCAACGAGTATAATAATGATTAAGTTTAATAATCCCTGGTAATAGAGCTCGCGGAAAAGATAATTGTGTTGGGCGAGCCCAATAACGTACCAACCTTTGGAACCTATTAGATTGTAGGTCACCAGGGTGGGCTTTTTGTTTAAGCGGTCGGTAAAGTATCCCCGTTTATTGGTGCGGTCTTCAATAATTTTAGTAATTTTATCCGAAGCCAGCAAATCGATGATGTTGACACCCACTTGATCGGTATAAGGGGAAGCCAGAATTTCTCCGCTCTGTTGCACGATTACGGAATAAGGACGGTTTTCGTTCAGATCAGCATACTGATCATTATTAATCAACTTGCTAATGTTAACCCCGCTATAGATCACAACGAAAGCGGCAAGTGGCCGGTTTTCCGAGAGGCTTTTCACAATGTTGATCATTGTTAAGTTGGAATCGACCACACCCCAACAGAGTTGACCGGGGGAGGCCAGCGCTTCCTGGTATAAAGGGGATGCTTTAACTTTGGCAAGCATACTCCGTATGTCGCTTACTCCGATTCCGACAAGGGAATCGCTGTTGAGATCGCTTAAAAGAATATAATTGACGGTATTGTCGTACGAAAGCACATCATTGAAGAGATCTTGGAT
This sequence is a window from Capillibacterium thermochitinicola. Protein-coding genes within it:
- a CDS encoding methyl-accepting chemotaxis protein, with the protein product MRIFRRFIDYMWRFTIRNRLIAYFLILSILTTVSVGTVSYFIARRTVTNKIIEYSLQSLVQAGTTLDLQLQKYEDLRVLLQVDLNLQKRIKDFFDNNSTEARLYIQDLFNDVLSYDNTVNYILLSDLNSDSLVGIGVSDIRSMLAKVKASPLYQEALASPGQLCWGVVDSNLTMINIVKSLSENRPLAAFVVIYSGVNISKLINNDQYADLNENRPYSVIVQQSGEILASPYTDQVGVNIIDLLASDKITKIIEDRTNKRGYFTDRLNKKPTLVTYNLIGSKGWYVIGLAQHNYLFRELYYQGLLNLIIIILVALIAISFSYGVSLSISLPLEKVIAAMEKAKNGDLTAKVNIETQDELQELGNSFNMMATQIGQLVKDTQEAVDSISKHSWALESSSIQSAQSAESVANAAAEITKGTIEQTNEAEKTARQMTVLAEEIEVAATKFKDVELISNHTRDISMRSKSIMDDLIQKANETNQITATINNDITELNKRSEEIRDVTNLISEIAEQTNLLALNAAIEAARAHELGSGFAVVADEVTKLAHRTDTAAKVIRNLLKGIQDKAINSSANVAKAHGIVLEQLNVVSQTQATFDEIIKGMELIVSRIADVNNHVRRINEVKDETTQSVLNISAISEESAASSEQVAASIEEQAAIAEHVKEMANELHAMADKLVQAISKFTI